One Gordonia pseudamarae genomic window, CCGTCTACTCAGACACCTTCGGCAAGGAACCGGAGACGGTGCAGTCGGCCGGCAGCGGCTCGAGCGCCACCATCCAGCTGCGGTCCGAACATCTGACCCAGGACGAGACCATCGCGATCACCACCGCGCTCGCCGAGGCGTTCAGCGGGTCGATCACGGCCGACGACGTCTCCTCCTCGGATGTGAGCTCCACCTGGGGCAGCGAGATCACCGAGAAGATGATCATCGCGCTCGTGGTGTTCCTGGTGATCGTCTTCGTCTACATCGCGGTCCGTTTCGACCGGGAGATGTCGATCGCGGCGATGGCCTCACTGTTTCTGGACACGGTGTTCACCGCCGGCATCTATTCGATCGTCGGCTGGGAGGTGACGCCGGCGACGGTGATCGGCCTGCTGACCATCCTGGGCTTCTCCATCTACGACACGGTGGTGGTCTTCGACAAGGTCTCGGAGAACACCCGCGGCTTCCTGCGCACCACCCGCCGCACCTACGCCGAACAGGCCAACCTGGCGGTCAACCAGACCCTCATGCGATCGATCAACACCACCGTCATCTCGGTGCTGCCGATCATCGCACTGATGGTGATCGCGGTGTGGATGCTGGGCGTCGGCACGCTCAAGGACCTGGCACTGATCCAGTTCGTCGGCGTGATTGTCGGCGCCTACTCGTCGATCTTCCTGGCCGCGCCGCTGCTGGTGACGCTCAAGGAGATGCGTTCGGACGTCAAGGCGCACACCCGCAAGGTGCTTGAGCGTCGTGCCCGTATCGAGGCCGGTGAACCGGTCTCCACCAACCGCCGGGTCCGCACCGTCGGTGCCGGTCGCGGGGCCCGGACCGGTGGCGGCGACACGGCGGTACCGTCCGGGAAACGCAGGAGCCGGGGCCAGAGCCGATAACGTCGCGGTTATGACAGAAAGACCTGGGCGGACCGCGGTACGGCTGCTGGCCCTGATGGTCGGTCTCGTCACCGGTGCCGGACTGGTGACCGGCTGCTCGGGCGAGGACCGTCCACCGACCATCGACTACATCGTCGATGCGGGCCTGACCACCTACAACGCGAACACCGTCGCCGGCAACGCCGACGGTTCGTTGATGGCGCTGACCAGGGTGCTGCCCGGATTCAGTCTGCTCGGCGATCGCGGCCAGGTGATGCCCGACCGAGACGTGGGCACGGTCACCGTCACCGAGCAGGCCCCGCTGACCCTCCGGTACGCCTTCGCCCCGGAGGCGGCGTTCTCCGACGGCACACCGCTGGACTGCGACGACCTGCTGTTGGCGTGGGCGGCGATGAGCGGCCGATTCCCCGGGTTCACCCCGGCCACCACCGCCGGGTACCGCGACATCCGCCGCGTCGACTGCGCCGCCGGCGCCAAGGCCGCGACCGTCGTGTTCGCGGCCGGTCGCGTCTACCGGGACTGGTTGTCGTTGTTCGGCGCCGGAACGCTGCTGCCGGCGCACGTGGTGGCCCGCAAGGCGGGCGTGGCCGACATCGTCGGGGCGATCCGCGGCAACAACACCGCGGCCGTCCGCAAACTCGCCACGGCGTGGAACACCGGTTTCACCATTCCCGACGGTGATCTGGACCCGGCCGACTTCCCGGCGTCCGGACCGTACCGCGTGGCCACCGCCGACACCGACGAAGGTCTCGTGCTGGTCCCCAACGATACCTGGTGGGCCGATGCGCCCACGGCCACGCGGATCGCGATCCGCGGCGCACGGCACGATCTGGCCGCCCTGGTCTCGGGCGATTTCGATGTCGCCGACGTGGCCGCCGGCATCGTCATCGGCGAGATCGCCGACCTCACCTCGACCGCGGCCCCGGCCGCAGACAACCCCACCTCGGGCAGTTCGCTGTCGGTCGACGAACTGGTGCTCGCCCAGCGCGGTGTGTTCGCCGACCCGCGAGTGCGTCAGGCCTTCGCGTTGTGCGTGCCCCGCCCCGCCATCGCCAAACAATTCGGCGGCGGATCACCGATGTGGAATCTGCGCACCCTGCTGCCTTCGCACAGTTTCGCCGCACAGCTGAACGACCAGGTCGGGCTGCGCTACTCCCGTCCCGACATCATCCGGTCGCGGGCCCTGCTCGACGATGCGTCCGCATCGGGTGTGCCCGGGATCGGCAGCGGCGGGAACCGACTGACCGTACGGATCGGCTACCGCACCCCGCACGCCCGCGACAAGGCGTTGGTGGCGTTGATCGCCAACGAATGCCGCAAGGCCGGAATCACGGTGGCAGACGTCGGCACCGATACGCTGTCGCCGAGCGCGCTGGGCAGGCGGGCCGACGCGCTGCTCATCAGCAGCGGAGCCGGATTCGCCGCGTCGGGTGCGGCCAGCCCGATCCGCGACGCCTACCGTCTGCGCACCGGGGACCCACTCAACCTCGGCGGCGCGGACGATCCGCAGGTGTCGCAGGCGGTCGACCGGCTCGGCGTCGTCACCTCGGCGACCGGTCAACTCGAGGCATTCCGCACCATCGAGACCGGCGCCTGGTCGTCGATACTGTCGATCCCACTGGTCGTCACCGCGCGCGTGTACCGCTCGGGCGAGCGCGTGCGGCACGTGGTGCCCGGTCATGGACGCAACGGCACCGGATGGAATATGGACCGCTGGGTGCTCACCGAATGAGCCGGTCCGGGCTCGTACACCGATGGCGCGCTCTTGCTACAGTTCGCCGGTGACCCCCTCCGACGACCGTCGCACCGGCAGCGCACAGCATCCACTCGATGAGGCGCGGGCGGCCATCGCCCGCCACACCAGACTCGTCGCCGACTTCCCGAGTCCCGGGGTGCAGTTCAAGGATCTGACCCCGGTGTTCGCCGAACCGGCCGGATTCTCCTCGATCATCGGCGCCCTGGCGCACGGGTGCCCCGAGGTCGATCTGGTGGGCGGTATCGACGCCCGGGGCTTCCTGCTCGGCGGGGCGGTGGCGCGGGATCTGGGCGTCGGGGTGCTGGCGGTACGCAAACAGGGCAAGCTGCCACCGCCCGTGCGCACCGTCAGCTACAGCCTCGAATACGGCACAGCGGCACTGGAGATTCCGGCCGACGGCCTCGACCTGGCGGGTCGGCGGGTGCTGCTCGTCGACGACGTCCTGGCCACCGGCGGTACCGCGGTCGCGGCGGCGACACTGCTGCGTGAGGCGGGTGCGCATGTGGTGCGCGTGTCGGTGATCATGGAACTGGCGGCCCTGGGCGGCCGGGCCACCATCGCCGAGGGCATCGGCCCCGACATCGAGGTGCACGCACTGGTCGCCGACTAGACTGTGACGATGTGTTCGGGCCGACCGGTTCACCGCGCCGATCCGGTGGGCGGGGCGTGCGGGACCGGACAGATATACGCCGCGCAACGGCACACCGGCTGAAGGAGACGGCATGGCAGAGGACACAGACACCGTGGCGATGTCCGCCGGCGCCGTGGAGCCGCCGGACGCCGACGAGCAGCCGGGCGAGACCCGGGACGAACAGGTGCGGGACGAGCCGGTGCCGTCGTCGGCATCACGCCGGGTGCGGGCCCGACTGGCCCGGCGGATGACCGCGACCCGCAGTCAGGTGCGTCCGGTCCTGGAACCGCTGGTCACCCTGCACCGCGACATCTACCCCAAGGCCGATATCGCCAAGCTGCAACGCGCCTACGATGTCGCCGACGAACGGCATGCGGGCCAGAACCGTAAATCGGGCGACCCGTACATCACCCATCCACTCGCGGTGGCCACCATCCTCGCCGACCTCGGGATGGACACCACCACCCTGATCGCCGCCCTCCTGCACGACACGGTCGAGGACACCGGGTATTCGCTGGAGCAGCTAGAAGCGGAGTTCGGTGCCGAGGTGGCCCATCTGGTCGACGGGGTCACCAAACTCGACAAGGTGGCACTCGGCAGCGCGGCCGAGGCCGAGACCATCCGCAAGATGATCATCGCGATGGCCCGCGATCCGCGGGTGCTTGTGATCAAGGTGGCCGACCGGCTGCACAACATGCGCACCATGCGGTTCCTGCCGCCGGAGAAGCAGGCCCGAAAAGCCCGCGAAACCCTGGAAGTCATTGCCCCACTGGCGCATAGGCTCGGTATGGCCACGGTGAAGTGGGAGCTCGAAGACCTCTCGTTCGCGATCCTGCACCCGAAGAAGTATGAGGAGATCGTGCGCCTGGTGGCCGACCGGGCACCTTCGCGTGACACATATCTGGCGCGGGTGCGCGCCGACATCACCAACGCCCTGGCCGCCACCCGCATCACCGCGGTGGTCGAGGGCAGGCCCAAGCACTACTGGTCGATCTATCAGAAGATGATCGTCAAGGGCCGCGACTTCGACGACATCCACGACCTGGTGGGTGTGCGCATCCTGTGTGACGAGGTGCGCGACTGCTATGCAGCGGTCGGTGTGGTGCATTCGCTGTGGCAACCGATGGCCGGACGGTTCAAGGACTACATCGCCCAGCCGCGCTACGGGGTGTACCAGTCGCTGCACACCACCGTCATCGGTCCCGAGGGCAAACCCCTGGAGGTGCAGATCCGGACGCAGGAGATGCATCGCACCGCCGAATTCGGCATCGCCGCGCACTGGCGGTACAAGGAGAGCGGCTACCGCGCCAGGGGCAGTAAGAAGTCCGACATCGCCGAGGTCGACGACATGGCGTGGATGCGCCAGCTGCTCGACTGGCAGCGGGAGGCCGCCGACCCGGGTGAGTTCCTGGAGTCGTTGCGGTTCGATCTGGCGGCCCGCGAGATCTTCGTGTTCACCCCCAAGGGGGATGTCATCACCCTGCCGGCCGGGTCGACGCCCGTCGATTTCGCCTACGCGGTGCACACCGAGGTCGGCCACCGGTGTATCGGTGCCCGCGTCAACGGCCGGCTCGTCGCCCTCGAACGCACTCTGGAGAACGGCGAGGTCGTGGAGGTCTTCACCTCCAAAGCGCCCAACGCCGGCCCCAGCAAGGACTGGCAGAGCTTTGTGGTGTCCCCGCGCGCCAAGGCCAAGATCCGGCAGTGGTTCGCCAAGGAACGCCGCGAGGAGGCGCTCGAATCCGGCAAGGACGCCATCGTCAAGGAGGTCCGCCGCGGCGGGTTGCCGATCCAGCGGCTGATGAACGCCGAATCGATGGCGGCGATCGCCAAGGAACTGCGGTATGCCGACGTCAGCGCCCTGTACACGGCGGTCG contains:
- the secF gene encoding protein translocase subunit SecF, which encodes MTTPDNISDSADPRLSDGGSTGDAAGEHTGASEADFVADTNRSFFSRLYTGTGAFDIISKRRTWYIVTLIMIAICGLSIGLRGFTFGIDFEGGTQIALPASSEVTRDAVETVYSDTFGKEPETVQSAGSGSSATIQLRSEHLTQDETIAITTALAEAFSGSITADDVSSSDVSSTWGSEITEKMIIALVVFLVIVFVYIAVRFDREMSIAAMASLFLDTVFTAGIYSIVGWEVTPATVIGLLTILGFSIYDTVVVFDKVSENTRGFLRTTRRTYAEQANLAVNQTLMRSINTTVISVLPIIALMVIAVWMLGVGTLKDLALIQFVGVIVGAYSSIFLAAPLLVTLKEMRSDVKAHTRKVLERRARIEAGEPVSTNRRVRTVGAGRGARTGGGDTAVPSGKRRSRGQSR
- a CDS encoding ABC transporter substrate-binding protein, with the translated sequence MTERPGRTAVRLLALMVGLVTGAGLVTGCSGEDRPPTIDYIVDAGLTTYNANTVAGNADGSLMALTRVLPGFSLLGDRGQVMPDRDVGTVTVTEQAPLTLRYAFAPEAAFSDGTPLDCDDLLLAWAAMSGRFPGFTPATTAGYRDIRRVDCAAGAKAATVVFAAGRVYRDWLSLFGAGTLLPAHVVARKAGVADIVGAIRGNNTAAVRKLATAWNTGFTIPDGDLDPADFPASGPYRVATADTDEGLVLVPNDTWWADAPTATRIAIRGARHDLAALVSGDFDVADVAAGIVIGEIADLTSTAAPAADNPTSGSSLSVDELVLAQRGVFADPRVRQAFALCVPRPAIAKQFGGGSPMWNLRTLLPSHSFAAQLNDQVGLRYSRPDIIRSRALLDDASASGVPGIGSGGNRLTVRIGYRTPHARDKALVALIANECRKAGITVADVGTDTLSPSALGRRADALLISSGAGFAASGAASPIRDAYRLRTGDPLNLGGADDPQVSQAVDRLGVVTSATGQLEAFRTIETGAWSSILSIPLVVTARVYRSGERVRHVVPGHGRNGTGWNMDRWVLTE
- a CDS encoding adenine phosphoribosyltransferase; amino-acid sequence: MTPSDDRRTGSAQHPLDEARAAIARHTRLVADFPSPGVQFKDLTPVFAEPAGFSSIIGALAHGCPEVDLVGGIDARGFLLGGAVARDLGVGVLAVRKQGKLPPPVRTVSYSLEYGTAALEIPADGLDLAGRRVLLVDDVLATGGTAVAAATLLREAGAHVVRVSVIMELAALGGRATIAEGIGPDIEVHALVAD
- a CDS encoding RelA/SpoT family protein, with the protein product MAEDTDTVAMSAGAVEPPDADEQPGETRDEQVRDEPVPSSASRRVRARLARRMTATRSQVRPVLEPLVTLHRDIYPKADIAKLQRAYDVADERHAGQNRKSGDPYITHPLAVATILADLGMDTTTLIAALLHDTVEDTGYSLEQLEAEFGAEVAHLVDGVTKLDKVALGSAAEAETIRKMIIAMARDPRVLVIKVADRLHNMRTMRFLPPEKQARKARETLEVIAPLAHRLGMATVKWELEDLSFAILHPKKYEEIVRLVADRAPSRDTYLARVRADITNALAATRITAVVEGRPKHYWSIYQKMIVKGRDFDDIHDLVGVRILCDEVRDCYAAVGVVHSLWQPMAGRFKDYIAQPRYGVYQSLHTTVIGPEGKPLEVQIRTQEMHRTAEFGIAAHWRYKESGYRARGSKKSDIAEVDDMAWMRQLLDWQREAADPGEFLESLRFDLAAREIFVFTPKGDVITLPAGSTPVDFAYAVHTEVGHRCIGARVNGRLVALERTLENGEVVEVFTSKAPNAGPSKDWQSFVVSPRAKAKIRQWFAKERREEALESGKDAIVKEVRRGGLPIQRLMNAESMAAIAKELRYADVSALYTAVGENHVSARHVVNRLVAVLGGIDDAVDAIAERSTPSTLPTRGRRGGDAGVIVAGIEGVVAKLAKCCTPVPGDEIMGFVTRGGAVSVHRTDCTNVSALRDQPERIVEVTWAPSPESVFLVAIQVEALDRHRLLSDVTKVLADERVNILSASVTTSRDRVAVSKFTFEMGDPKHLGHVLNVVRNVEGVYDVYRVTSAA